GTCACTGTGCAGATAAAGCGTCGCTCGCCGGAAGCCGGGGAAGTTTTCGTGACAACCGACGACCGAGCGGCTCAGTTCCTGGAACACCCGTACCGGTGAGGTCTGCACTTCCCGGGCACGGTGAAAAGCCAGAACCCGCCCCTGGAAAAACTGGATGCTCAAAGCGCTCCCTTCCACTCCGACCAGGATGAAGTCCTCGCCCAGATCGAGGCGCGGGCGGTAGTAGTTGTAGACGTGCAGCGAATGAAAATCAATGACCGCGGCATGATAGCCCGCCTCGCTCAGGAGTGCTTCATACTGGTGGAGAACACGGTTGGCGATGAGCGAAACAGCCAGGGTGCAACGCCCCGTATCGCTTTTTTTCAGGATCTGGTAGTCGAGCTGGACGTCTTTAGGGCCGCCCGGCAGGCTGTTCTTCAGCTGCCACTTGAGGATTTCCACGCCCTCCTGCTTCGATTTGAAGGCGGTTTCCGTCTCCGCCAGCAAAACCCGGCCGACGCTGTCGGGGAGAGAGAGGGCGATCCGCTCTTCGCCCGCCGCGATGGGGTCGAGCACCTTGCGGATGGCCTCGACGAAGCGACGCGGTTCGGAAATGTTCGGCTCCCGCAGAGAAAGCGAGAGTTCCCCCTGCATCAGCGAAAAAACTCGGCCATCGTCAAGCGAGACGCCCTTGCCCTGGCGGTGCAGGGCCACGCCGCGCAGCTCGCCGGGGGTCACATCGAGAGCGGGATACGTTCGCCGGAACACTACTGGTCCACCTTTTCGATAAAAGTCACCCGATTGATTTCCCGCAGCGAGGTCGTACCTGCAAAGAGTTTCTCCTGGGCAGATTCTCTCAGGAACATGGTTCCGTACTCGCGGGCCGCCTTTTTCAGCTGGGTCACCGGAACCTTGTTGACAATCAGTTCGCGCAGATGATCGTTGACTTCGAGCAGTTCGACGATGGCGCTGCGGCCATGGTATCCCGTCCCATGACATTCGCGGCAACCGGTCCCCTCGAAAAAGACGAAGTCGCCGTACTGTTCGAAGCTGAGGCCGGACGTTTCGAGGGTTTCGCGATCATAGCGGACCGGTCGCTTGCAGTGTTCGCAGTTCTTGCGCACCAGCCGCTGGGCGGCCACACAGTTCAGGCAGGAGACGAAATTGTACGGATCGATTCCCATATGCAGAAAACGGCCGAGCACATCGAAAACGTTGTTGGCGTGGACGGTGGTGAAGACCAGGTGCCCGGTCAGCGCCGATTGGACGGCAATCTGCGCCGTCTCCGGGTCGCGTATCTCGCCGACCATGATCTTGTCGGGGTCATGGCGCAGGATGGAGCGCAGTCCGCGGGCGAAAGTGAGCCCCTTCTTTTCGTTGACCGGTATCTGGACGACCCCCTTGAGCTGATATTCGACGGGGTCTTCGATGGTGATGATCTTCTCTTCCTCGTTGTTGATCTCCGTGAGGGCCGCATAGAGGGTGGTGGTCTTGCCGCTGCCGGTCGGACCGGTCACCAGCACCATGCCGTAAGGCTCGCGGATCTTGCGGCGCAGGCGCTCTCGCTCCCGCTCCGAAATTCCGAGGGCCTCCAGAGTCAGCCCCTTGAGGTCGGCAGCGATGCTCTCCTTGTCGAGGATGCGGATGACGGCGTCTTCACCGAAAATGCTCGGCATGATGGAGACGCGGAAGTCGATCGATTTGTCGCCCAGACGGACCTTGAAGCGGCCGTCCTGCGGAATGCGCCGCTCCGAGATGTCGAGCTCGCTCATGACCTTGATGCGGGAGATGATGGGGCTCTGAAACCGGCCGTCGAGAGGTTCGGTGGCCCGAAAAAGAACGCCGTCGACCCGGTACTTGATGACGACCCCGCTCTGGCTCGATTCGATGTGGATGTCGCTGGCCCTTTTGTTGAGGGCATCGAAAAGGGTCGAATCGATCAGCCGGATGATCGGACTGGTATCGGCCGTCAGTTTTTCGATGGAAAGGACTTCTTCAC
The sequence above is drawn from the Desulfuromonadales bacterium genome and encodes:
- a CDS encoding ATPase, T2SS/T4P/T4SS family, coding for MNFERKKLGDILVETGAITPAEVNLVLQRVADSGERFGTAVVREGLVSDDLLAQALARQFHLDYLNLDGFSPDSELLASLPVGLPLRHKFLPVRREAGGLVVAVADPTDVAHLDDLELLLDTRLILQVAAQSKIVRLLEKGEEGSKRVLREVSEDFKLQLVKETEKGEEVLSIEKLTADTSPIIRLIDSTLFDALNKRASDIHIESSQSGVVIKYRVDGVLFRATEPLDGRFQSPIISRIKVMSELDISERRIPQDGRFKVRLGDKSIDFRVSIMPSIFGEDAVIRILDKESIAADLKGLTLEALGISERERERLRRKIREPYGMVLVTGPTGSGKTTTLYAALTEINNEEEKIITIEDPVEYQLKGVVQIPVNEKKGLTFARGLRSILRHDPDKIMVGEIRDPETAQIAVQSALTGHLVFTTVHANNVFDVLGRFLHMGIDPYNFVSCLNCVAAQRLVRKNCEHCKRPVRYDRETLETSGLSFEQYGDFVFFEGTGCRECHGTGYHGRSAIVELLEVNDHLRELIVNKVPVTQLKKAAREYGTMFLRESAQEKLFAGTTSLREINRVTFIEKVDQ